The proteins below come from a single Asanoa ferruginea genomic window:
- a CDS encoding LysR family transcriptional regulator, giving the protein MLDLVRLRVLAAVARTGSVTAAAKELHYSQPSISHHIARLEAETGARLLQRVGRGIRLTPTGELLAERAIEIIGRVDSAAAELSTHVGLDAGRVRLAGFSSVLSTLVPAAAAALAASHPGLELNLTDTHPPEALRLLRAGKVDVAVVFRYAESPPEEEGIRLLHLLDDPTYLLGPHENDTLAAHRDARWVAGCERCGGHLLELCARAGFTPHIAYRTDDMVAMQAMVSAGMAVTTIPGLALRAHRAAGIHATEIPGSTRHVYAATYGEPPDPPATTALLHALRAAA; this is encoded by the coding sequence GTGTTGGACCTCGTCCGCCTGCGCGTGCTCGCCGCCGTGGCCCGGACCGGCTCGGTCACCGCGGCGGCCAAGGAGCTGCACTATTCGCAGCCCTCGATCAGCCACCACATCGCCCGGCTGGAGGCGGAGACCGGCGCCCGGCTGCTGCAACGGGTCGGCCGCGGCATCCGGCTCACCCCGACCGGCGAGCTGCTGGCCGAACGCGCCATCGAGATCATCGGCCGGGTCGACTCGGCCGCGGCGGAGCTGTCCACCCACGTCGGCCTCGACGCCGGCCGGGTGCGGCTCGCCGGCTTCTCCTCGGTGCTGAGCACGCTGGTGCCGGCTGCCGCCGCGGCGCTGGCCGCCTCGCACCCCGGCCTCGAGCTCAACCTGACCGACACGCACCCGCCGGAGGCGCTGCGGCTGCTGCGCGCCGGGAAGGTCGACGTCGCCGTGGTCTTCCGCTACGCCGAGTCACCGCCGGAGGAGGAGGGCATCCGGCTGCTGCACCTGCTCGACGACCCGACCTACCTGCTCGGCCCACACGAGAACGACACCCTGGCGGCCCACCGCGACGCCCGCTGGGTGGCCGGCTGCGAACGGTGCGGCGGCCACCTTCTCGAACTCTGCGCGCGGGCCGGCTTCACACCGCACATCGCCTACCGCACCGACGACATGGTGGCGATGCAGGCGATGGTCAGCGCGGGGATGGCCGTCACCACGATCCCCGGCCTGGCCCTGCGCGCCCATCGGGCGGCCGGCATTCACGCGACGGAAATCCCAGGATCGACCCGTCACGTGTACGCGGCCACCTACGGCGAGCCCCCCGACCCGCCGGCCACCACGGCGCTGCTGCACGCCCTCCGCGCGGCGGCCTGA